One window of the Nocardia huaxiensis genome contains the following:
- a CDS encoding alpha/beta hydrolase, which translates to MTATALSTAECVTVEVRSASIRARIAHRVLGTATRPLLPIAVLVAVAKPARLARLLLVPVSTRLDPLAMVLRPARGTRTRPRRFDTFRAEWVWHNDIAGPDDPAGGAIIYSHGGGFIGAGLNTHRRHVARLSRETGLPVLNLDYRQLPHHVTASQADVMTAYRYVLDAGFPPDRVFLAGDSAGGGLSLATALNARDAGLPMPAGVIGISAWVDLNLTAALAEPNAYRDPLLLGHWLAVPGFSFAHNGTFDPHWSAVDREFTGMPPVFLQVGATEALLSDNERIARRCAAAGIECRLQIWECGIHDFQLAADVLPDARVAMREIGLFVHSHTPTR; encoded by the coding sequence GTGACCGCCACCGCCTTGTCGACGGCCGAATGCGTGACCGTGGAGGTGCGCTCGGCGAGCATTCGCGCCCGCATCGCGCACCGCGTGCTGGGAACGGCCACCCGACCGCTGCTGCCGATCGCAGTACTGGTCGCCGTCGCCAAACCCGCTCGCCTGGCGCGCCTGCTGCTGGTGCCGGTCAGCACCCGGTTGGACCCGCTGGCCATGGTGCTGCGCCCCGCGCGCGGCACCCGGACCCGCCCCCGGCGTTTCGACACCTTCCGCGCGGAATGGGTGTGGCACAACGACATTGCCGGACCCGACGACCCGGCAGGCGGGGCCATCATCTACAGCCACGGCGGTGGTTTCATCGGTGCGGGGCTCAATACCCACCGCCGTCACGTCGCACGACTCAGCCGCGAAACCGGCCTGCCGGTGCTCAACCTCGATTACCGGCAGCTCCCGCACCACGTCACCGCCAGTCAGGCCGACGTGATGACCGCGTATCGATATGTGCTGGACGCGGGCTTCCCACCCGATCGCGTGTTCCTGGCAGGCGATTCGGCGGGCGGCGGGCTGAGCCTCGCGACCGCGCTCAACGCCCGCGACGCCGGGCTGCCGATGCCGGCCGGGGTCATCGGCATCTCGGCGTGGGTGGACCTGAATCTCACCGCCGCCCTGGCCGAACCCAACGCCTACCGCGACCCTCTACTGCTGGGCCACTGGCTGGCGGTGCCTGGTTTCTCCTTCGCCCACAACGGCACCTTCGATCCACACTGGTCCGCGGTAGACCGCGAATTCACAGGCATGCCACCAGTTTTCCTACAGGTCGGCGCCACCGAGGCCTTGCTGTCGGACAACGAGCGGATCGCCCGCCGCTGCGCCGCGGCCGGAATCGAATGCCGACTACAGATCTGGGAGTGCGGCATTCACGATTTCCAACTGGCCGCCGACGTCCTGCCGGACGCCCGCGTGGCCATGCGCGAAATCGGCCTGTTCGTCCACAGCCATACCCCGACGCGCTGA
- a CDS encoding SDR family NAD(P)-dependent oxidoreductase produces MLLRGIRQPRLVLVTGAGSGIGRATARKFAAAGATVVVTDIDLGTARETTALITAAGGNAHTFRLDVTDAEAWEALAVTLRGSVGVPDVVVNNAGLAIVGRFLDQSLEDWRKVIDVDLWGVIHGCRVFGREMAASGRRGHIVNVASCAAYGPCGPLASYCVSKAAVRMLSESLRIELSPHDIGVSAICPGAVATNIVGHTELRNNHEISEFDAIRSRVSDLVATLGPKLGFGPNHIANAIHRAVRYNLAVVPVRPESWALYAASRVSPGMVRGLSGVVADGHRLDLALRVARPLVDRIPGSVKEMVLGPEPSPAFVKELQP; encoded by the coding sequence ATGCTGCTGCGAGGAATTCGGCAACCGCGCCTCGTGCTGGTCACGGGCGCGGGCAGTGGGATAGGGCGGGCCACGGCACGCAAGTTCGCCGCCGCCGGTGCCACCGTCGTGGTCACCGATATCGATCTCGGCACCGCGCGCGAAACCACGGCGCTGATCACCGCCGCGGGCGGGAACGCGCACACCTTCCGGCTCGACGTGACCGACGCGGAGGCATGGGAGGCCCTCGCCGTCACCCTGCGCGGCAGCGTCGGAGTTCCCGACGTGGTGGTCAACAATGCGGGGCTGGCCATTGTGGGCCGGTTCCTGGACCAGAGCCTCGAAGATTGGCGCAAGGTGATCGACGTCGACCTGTGGGGGGTCATCCACGGCTGCCGTGTCTTCGGCCGGGAGATGGCAGCGTCCGGCCGGCGGGGTCACATCGTCAATGTGGCCTCGTGCGCCGCGTATGGGCCGTGCGGACCGCTGGCGTCGTACTGCGTGTCGAAGGCGGCCGTGCGGATGCTGTCGGAGTCGCTGCGCATCGAACTGTCCCCGCACGATATCGGGGTCAGCGCCATCTGCCCGGGCGCGGTGGCGACGAATATCGTGGGCCACACCGAATTACGGAACAACCACGAGATTTCCGAGTTCGACGCGATCCGGTCCAGGGTGTCCGACTTGGTCGCGACCCTCGGCCCCAAACTCGGCTTCGGGCCGAATCATATTGCCAACGCGATACATCGGGCCGTCCGCTACAACCTGGCCGTGGTGCCGGTCCGGCCGGAGTCCTGGGCGCTGTACGCCGCGTCCCGGGTGTCGCCGGGTATGGTGCGGGGTCTTTCGGGTGTGGTTGCCGATGGCCACCGGCTCGATCTGGCCTTGCGCGTCGCGCGTCCATTGGTCGACCGGATTCCCGGCAGCGTCAAGGAGATGGTCCTGGGTCCGGAACCCTCGCCGGCGTTCGTGAAGGAGTTGCAGCCGTGA
- a CDS encoding alpha/beta hydrolase yields the protein MSTAFLPTTPTSSVKVELANDADWRTRLVYNVALRTAHPALGALGWLGVNVVHDKRVFAVTSYTDAPAAVLIPPRGTRRRSVSFEKFGAEWLWDRRVPDPVERQNGAILYFHGGGFIVCRLRTHRRLVAKIAKASGLPALSVDYRQLPQASYTDIIDDAVESYRYLLGMGFRPEKIILAGDSAGGGVAFRLAIATRERGLPMPGGITGIAPWADLDWSYRNTHPNGPLDPLIPPIGYEAVARMGFAENGVVDPALSAVNHEFTGMPPALIQTGSKECVLADAEQLARRYAEAGVPLTLQLWDRAIHIHQAGSDVLPDARRAIADIGAFHRRVLAGESTVRPGDVG from the coding sequence GTGTCCACTGCCTTCCTGCCCACCACACCCACGTCCAGTGTGAAAGTGGAGCTCGCCAATGACGCCGACTGGCGAACCCGGCTCGTCTACAACGTCGCCCTGCGCACCGCACATCCCGCCCTGGGCGCGCTGGGGTGGCTGGGCGTCAATGTCGTGCACGACAAACGGGTCTTCGCGGTCACCAGCTACACCGATGCGCCTGCGGCCGTGCTGATTCCGCCGCGCGGCACCCGCCGCCGCAGCGTGTCGTTCGAGAAGTTCGGCGCGGAATGGTTGTGGGATCGGCGCGTACCCGACCCGGTCGAGCGCCAGAACGGGGCCATCCTGTATTTCCACGGCGGCGGATTCATCGTGTGCCGCTTGCGAACTCACCGCCGCCTGGTCGCCAAGATCGCCAAAGCCAGCGGGCTGCCCGCGCTGAGCGTCGACTATCGGCAGCTGCCGCAAGCGAGCTACACCGACATCATCGACGACGCGGTGGAGTCCTACCGCTACCTGCTCGGCATGGGATTCCGGCCGGAGAAGATCATCCTCGCCGGTGATTCGGCCGGTGGCGGCGTGGCCTTCCGATTGGCCATCGCGACGCGGGAGCGCGGCCTGCCCATGCCCGGTGGGATCACCGGCATCGCGCCCTGGGCCGACCTCGATTGGAGCTACCGCAATACCCATCCGAACGGACCGCTCGACCCGCTGATCCCACCGATCGGTTACGAGGCCGTGGCCCGGATGGGGTTCGCCGAGAACGGTGTGGTGGATCCGGCGCTATCGGCGGTCAACCACGAATTCACCGGTATGCCACCGGCTTTGATCCAGACCGGGTCCAAGGAATGCGTGCTGGCCGACGCCGAACAGCTGGCGCGACGATACGCCGAGGCAGGCGTCCCACTCACCTTGCAGCTGTGGGATCGAGCGATCCACATCCACCAGGCCGGTTCCGATGTGCTGCCGGACGCCCGACGCGCCATCGCGGATATCGGCGCGTTCCATCGCCGCGTCCTCGCGGGCGAGAGCACTGTCCGTCCCGGCGACGTCGGCTGA
- a CDS encoding SDR family NAD(P)-dependent oxidoreductase: MRARVARPELVLITGAGSGIGRATALRFSQRGAVVLATDIDPDTAAETARLITTAGGQAASYRLDVTDDDSWAQMLSEVLLAHGIPDVLVNNAGIGVAGGFLDQPPKIWDKQLAVNLDGVVTGCRHLAPLMVGAKRGHIVNISSGMAFVPMPLTTGYNMSKAAVLMFSQCLRGELAPHGVGVSAVCPGVAATHLLDGELTADIGVDNETFTRAQRLVTELVITYGPRLGLGPDVIAKGIVRAVRGNRAVLPVRPESWLAYFVWRAAPNLTRWVCGQASPTRALMVYRLAIRLVPERVIRALDLTVAAHPATLTAAAVEFGRAVRIQPI, from the coding sequence ATGAGAGCCCGAGTCGCCCGCCCGGAATTGGTGCTGATCACCGGTGCCGGAAGCGGGATCGGCCGCGCCACCGCGCTGCGCTTCTCCCAGCGCGGCGCGGTGGTGCTGGCCACCGATATCGATCCGGATACCGCCGCGGAGACAGCGCGGTTGATCACCACCGCCGGCGGGCAGGCCGCGTCCTATCGACTCGACGTCACCGACGACGACTCCTGGGCTCAGATGCTGTCGGAAGTCCTTCTGGCACATGGTATTCCGGATGTTCTGGTGAACAATGCGGGCATAGGCGTGGCGGGCGGCTTCCTGGATCAACCCCCAAAGATCTGGGACAAGCAGCTGGCGGTGAACCTCGACGGCGTGGTGACCGGATGCCGGCATCTCGCGCCGCTGATGGTGGGGGCGAAACGCGGTCACATCGTCAATATCTCCTCCGGGATGGCCTTCGTGCCGATGCCGCTCACCACGGGCTACAACATGTCCAAAGCGGCGGTGCTGATGTTCTCGCAGTGCCTGCGCGGCGAACTCGCACCCCACGGAGTCGGTGTGTCGGCGGTGTGCCCGGGCGTGGCGGCCACCCATCTGCTCGATGGGGAACTGACCGCCGATATCGGCGTCGATAACGAAACCTTCACCCGTGCACAGCGATTGGTTACCGAGCTGGTCATCACCTACGGTCCCCGTCTGGGCCTGGGACCGGACGTGATCGCCAAAGGCATCGTGCGAGCGGTGCGCGGCAATCGGGCCGTGCTGCCGGTGCGCCCGGAATCCTGGCTCGCCTACTTCGTGTGGCGCGCCGCGCCGAACCTGACGCGCTGGGTGTGCGGGCAGGCCAGTCCGACCCGGGCGCTGATGGTGTACCGGCTCGCGATTCGGCTGGTGCCGGAACGGGTGATCCGGGCGCTCGACCTCACCGTGGCCGCGCATCCGGCCACGCTCACCGCGGCGGCCGTGGAGTTCGGTCGCGCCGTTCGTATCCAGCCCATCTGA
- a CDS encoding SDR family NAD(P)-dependent oxidoreductase, giving the protein MVLITGAGSGIGRATALRFARRGATVIVTDINTETATETAELIAAAGGRAASYRLDVANETAWQQLAYQVFERHGVPDVLVNNAGYGLIAPFLDQTRQMWDDQLAVNLNGVVYGCRTFAPLMVTEKRGQIVNVASGASWMPAPFWSSYATSKVAVRMFSESLRGELAAHGVGVSCVCPGAVATNIVANAEVVTTAFDGDADRQHVATDTAQALVTTFGPLLGFGPDVIARGIVRATRRDIGVLPVRPETWLIQACYRLSPALTGFTLAQATPDRLNFVVSLAAPVLSAIRRPVVGSEA; this is encoded by the coding sequence ATGGTACTGATCACCGGGGCGGGCAGCGGCATCGGGCGCGCCACCGCCCTGCGCTTCGCCCGCCGGGGAGCGACGGTGATCGTCACCGATATCAACACCGAGACCGCGACGGAAACGGCGGAGCTCATCGCCGCCGCCGGAGGTCGCGCAGCCTCCTACCGACTCGATGTCGCCAACGAAACAGCGTGGCAACAGCTGGCCTACCAGGTCTTCGAACGACACGGCGTGCCCGACGTGCTGGTCAACAATGCCGGATACGGGCTGATCGCACCGTTTTTGGACCAAACCCGGCAGATGTGGGACGACCAACTCGCGGTCAACCTGAACGGAGTCGTCTACGGCTGCCGCACGTTCGCGCCGTTGATGGTGACCGAGAAACGCGGCCAGATCGTCAACGTCGCCTCGGGCGCGTCCTGGATGCCCGCACCGTTCTGGTCCTCCTACGCCACCTCCAAGGTGGCGGTGCGCATGTTCTCCGAGAGTCTGCGCGGTGAACTGGCGGCGCACGGCGTCGGGGTCAGCTGTGTGTGTCCCGGCGCGGTGGCCACCAATATCGTCGCCAATGCCGAGGTCGTGACCACCGCCTTCGACGGTGACGCCGACCGGCAGCACGTGGCGACCGACACCGCCCAAGCGCTGGTTACGACGTTCGGTCCACTGCTGGGCTTCGGGCCCGACGTGATCGCCCGCGGCATCGTGCGCGCGACCCGGCGCGATATCGGCGTGCTGCCGGTGCGCCCGGAAACCTGGTTGATCCAAGCCTGCTATCGGCTCTCGCCGGCCCTGACCGGATTCACCCTCGCGCAGGCCACCCCGGACCGATTGAACTTCGTGGTGTCGCTGGCCGCACCGGTGCTGTCGGCCATCCGCCGACCCGTCGTGGGGAGCGAGGCATGA
- a CDS encoding SDR family NAD(P)-dependent oxidoreductase — MALPPPSPNTRVVVTGGASGIGKEIARNLAQHGYDLVLVDIQQSVKETGEELRAKGVESEEFLLDLTDRDARQEFIDQVLERPYDIVGLCNVAGLISAGRFEDLPLQRERVLVDVSVSALHHLTGAFLPGMRARRAGAILNVSSPVGILPLPYNASYSAAKSFSMFFSYALHQELKKSGVSVTTLMPGPTKTNLLYGISETRFMPDWAWRLPVFFDAAPTARRGVNGMLRGSRMVAAGAYPWAAVALGRFVPLWLVLGPIRLAGQLGFPAREETTGRRIRAVADKVGTRIGGKRYAVVPEPAPVQVEAATR, encoded by the coding sequence ATGGCACTACCGCCTCCCAGTCCGAACACCCGGGTCGTCGTCACCGGCGGGGCCTCCGGTATCGGCAAAGAAATCGCACGGAACCTCGCACAACACGGCTACGACCTGGTGCTGGTCGACATCCAGCAATCGGTCAAGGAGACCGGTGAGGAACTCCGTGCCAAAGGTGTCGAGTCCGAGGAGTTCCTGCTCGACCTGACCGATCGCGACGCCCGTCAAGAATTCATCGACCAGGTGCTGGAGCGCCCCTACGACATCGTGGGCCTGTGCAATGTGGCGGGCCTGATCTCCGCAGGCCGGTTCGAAGACCTTCCGCTACAACGTGAACGAGTACTGGTCGATGTCAGCGTCAGTGCGCTGCATCACCTGACCGGCGCGTTCCTGCCGGGCATGCGTGCTCGTCGTGCGGGCGCGATCCTGAACGTCTCCTCGCCGGTCGGCATCCTGCCGCTGCCGTACAACGCCTCCTACTCCGCGGCGAAGTCGTTCAGCATGTTCTTCTCCTACGCGCTGCATCAGGAGTTGAAGAAGTCCGGGGTGTCGGTCACCACCCTCATGCCGGGGCCGACCAAAACCAATCTGCTGTACGGCATTTCGGAGACCCGCTTCATGCCGGACTGGGCGTGGCGGCTGCCGGTGTTCTTCGACGCCGCCCCCACCGCGCGTCGCGGCGTGAACGGCATGCTGCGCGGTTCACGCATGGTCGCGGCCGGCGCCTACCCGTGGGCGGCCGTCGCGCTGGGGCGATTCGTGCCGCTGTGGCTGGTGCTGGGACCGATCCGGCTGGCCGGGCAACTCGGTTTCCCCGCGCGGGAGGAGACCACGGGCAGGCGCATCCGTGCGGTGGCCGACAAGGTCGGCACACGCATCGGCGGCAAGCGATATGCCGTGGTCCCCGAACCCGCTCCGGTTCAGGTCGAAGCGGCTACGCGATGA
- a CDS encoding SDR family NAD(P)-dependent oxidoreductase — MRTAVVTGAASGIGMGYATALVEQGYFVLVTDIDDAKAEQVATRLTALGPGWAEAAYLDVSSADAVAAAVYGVKDRFGRLDLMFNNAGLFIGGPVEELTVGHWQKAIDVMIAGVAYGVDAAYKIMVEQGFGGIVNTASMAGFTPFSYLGPYNTAKFAVVGMTMSLRGEAAAHGIHVTAVCPIAIHTDIVLGANAGLDNKTTEIDYVAALYRRFGHLGHLLPNFILQDPVVHGRKVLRAVQRNRAFVIQPAYGRLLWWLCRAAPTLTPAVGHAATRGANIVRGPVNHAWGRLPGWIRDA, encoded by the coding sequence ATGAGAACGGCGGTCGTCACAGGTGCCGCGTCCGGCATCGGAATGGGTTATGCCACAGCTCTTGTCGAGCAGGGCTATTTCGTCTTGGTCACCGATATCGACGACGCCAAGGCCGAACAGGTGGCCACCCGGCTCACCGCGCTCGGCCCCGGCTGGGCCGAGGCCGCCTATCTGGACGTGTCCAGCGCGGATGCGGTCGCCGCCGCCGTGTACGGGGTGAAGGATCGTTTCGGTCGGTTGGACCTGATGTTCAACAATGCCGGACTGTTCATCGGCGGACCGGTCGAGGAACTCACCGTCGGGCACTGGCAGAAGGCCATCGACGTCATGATCGCCGGTGTCGCCTACGGTGTGGACGCCGCGTACAAGATCATGGTGGAGCAGGGTTTCGGCGGCATCGTGAACACCGCCTCCATGGCGGGTTTCACCCCGTTCTCCTACCTGGGTCCTTACAACACGGCGAAATTCGCCGTTGTCGGCATGACCATGTCGCTGCGCGGTGAGGCCGCCGCACACGGCATCCACGTCACCGCGGTGTGCCCGATCGCCATCCACACCGACATCGTGCTCGGCGCAAACGCCGGACTGGACAACAAGACGACCGAAATCGATTACGTCGCAGCGCTTTACCGACGGTTCGGGCATCTCGGGCACCTGCTGCCGAACTTCATCCTGCAGGACCCGGTGGTGCACGGGCGCAAGGTGCTGCGGGCGGTGCAACGCAACCGCGCCTTCGTGATTCAGCCGGCCTATGGCCGCCTGCTCTGGTGGCTGTGCCGCGCCGCGCCGACCCTGACACCGGCCGTCGGCCATGCCGCGACGCGTGGCGCGAATATCGTGCGCGGTCCCGTCAACCACGCCTGGGGCCGGTTGCCCGGCTGGATCCGCGACGCCTGA